Proteins co-encoded in one Flavobacteriaceae bacterium MAR_2009_75 genomic window:
- a CDS encoding uridine kinase, producing the protein MLIIGIAGGTGCGKTTVVNQIIDELPEGEVGVISQDSYYNDLSHLPLEQRRKTNFDHPQSIDFQLLEEHLTSLKEGHSIKQPVYSFLECNRTDKTNPVHPTKVLIVEGILILTNSRLRNMMDIKIFVHADSDERLIRRLKRDVNERGWNLDETLEKYQSNIKPMHLQFIEPSKEYADIIIPNNKYNTVAVDIVKTIINEKLT; encoded by the coding sequence ATGTTGATTATAGGGATTGCCGGTGGAACAGGCTGTGGAAAAACAACAGTTGTCAATCAGATTATTGATGAGCTTCCGGAAGGTGAAGTGGGGGTGATTTCTCAAGACTCATACTACAACGACCTCTCTCATCTTCCTTTAGAACAGCGAAGAAAAACAAATTTTGACCATCCACAGTCCATTGATTTTCAACTTTTAGAAGAGCATCTTACTTCATTAAAAGAAGGGCATTCCATCAAACAACCGGTCTATTCATTTCTAGAATGCAACCGTACTGACAAGACAAATCCGGTGCACCCTACCAAAGTATTGATAGTTGAAGGGATACTGATCTTGACCAACTCAAGACTTCGCAATATGATGGACATTAAGATTTTTGTTCATGCAGATTCAGACGAACGTCTGATACGAAGACTCAAACGTGATGTTAACGAACGTGGCTGGAATTTGGACGAAACCTTGGAAAAGTACCAATCGAACATCAAACCGATGCATTTGCAATTTATAGAACCCAGTAAAGAATATGCAGATATCATTATACCCAACAATAAATACAACACTGTTGCAGTTGATATTGTGAAGACGATCATCAACGAAAAATTGACATAG
- a CDS encoding septum formation initiator: protein MGLKDLRKKKWFSVLTNVYILVLTVFVIWMLFFDTNSLLIHLELKKEINKLEKQQEFLKEEIANDKIILERLSDPEELEKFAREKYYLKKKNEEIYLIEYEDSLKLKPKD from the coding sequence ATGGGGTTAAAAGACTTGCGAAAGAAAAAATGGTTCAGTGTGCTTACCAATGTCTACATTTTGGTGCTCACCGTCTTTGTTATTTGGATGCTCTTTTTCGACACCAACTCATTATTGATTCATTTAGAATTAAAAAAAGAAATCAATAAACTTGAGAAGCAACAAGAATTTTTAAAAGAGGAAATAGCCAACGATAAGATAATTCTAGAAAGGCTTTCCGACCCTGAAGAACTGGAGAAGTTCGCCCGCGAAAAGTACTACCTTAAAAAGAAGAATGAAGAAATTTATCTAATCGAGTACGAAGACAGCTTAAAGCTTAAACCAAAAGATTAA